One bacterium DNA segment encodes these proteins:
- a CDS encoding GntR family transcriptional regulator: MNNALADVSRRLPHRLLGDDVRDAVVEAILAGKFAPGERLVETNVARDLDVSRGPVREAFRQLAEQGLLVLSAHRGARVSALAGADAYEVYSLMAIAEHLALRLLKRRLTPALVAELRGVVHGMRAAAEQRDVLGVARADLQFNDALFGRVGHGRLRQMWQRLKFQSYLLVRDYATLVYSSLAAMVAHHAKIVDLLETADWDKLFTYLHDNDRRIEAQFLEFSEAAPNAPPPVTR; encoded by the coding sequence GTGAATAATGCCCTGGCCGACGTTTCTCGCCGCCTGCCCCACCGCCTGCTGGGCGACGACGTCCGCGACGCTGTAGTTGAAGCGATCCTCGCGGGGAAATTTGCACCCGGCGAGCGGCTCGTCGAGACGAACGTGGCCCGCGATCTCGACGTCAGCCGCGGACCGGTGCGGGAGGCGTTTCGACAACTCGCCGAACAGGGGCTGCTCGTCCTCAGCGCCCACCGCGGCGCACGGGTCTCCGCGCTGGCCGGCGCAGACGCGTACGAAGTTTACAGTCTCATGGCCATCGCCGAACATCTCGCGCTGCGGCTGCTGAAGCGGCGTCTTACGCCGGCGCTCGTCGCGGAACTGCGCGGCGTCGTGCACGGCATGCGGGCCGCCGCCGAGCAGCGGGATGTGCTGGGTGTGGCGCGGGCCGATCTCCAGTTCAACGACGCGCTGTTTGGCCGCGTCGGCCACGGACGGCTCCGACAGATGTGGCAGCGTCTCAAATTCCAGAGTTACCTCCTGGTCAGAGACTACGCCACGCTGGTGTACTCGTCGCTCGCCGCGATGGTCGCGCACCATGCGAAGATCGTCGATCTGCTCGAGACCGCCGACTGGGACAAGCTGTTTACCTACCTCCACGACAACGACCGGCGCATCGAAGCGCAGTTCCTCGAGTTCTCGGAGGCGGCGCCGAACGCGCCGCCTCCGGTCACGCGATAG
- a CDS encoding aldolase/citrate lyase family protein encodes MTPALPVNRMREAVRQGRPSFGTYVKTPSPAMIEMLGFGGLDFVRIDLNGGYFNTETVENMIRAAHAAGVTPVVRVERNDPLQIKAALDMGALGIIVPEVTGRADVEAAIRAAKQPPYGDRHLPSGWSTRYGLVNAKAYTAWASDNITLSVQVETRGSVAEVDAIVALPGLDMVQCGRGTLSYEFGVPGEQYHPKVMEIERTIVDKALAAGKLVGLQYYPYRDPKHIAAVNQWIKHGVQCLSLGIDTDIVFVYRQLLAQLNA; translated from the coding sequence ATGACGCCTGCACTGCCGGTCAACCGGATGCGAGAAGCGGTGCGCCAGGGCCGTCCGTCGTTCGGCACGTACGTCAAGACCCCGTCGCCGGCGATGATCGAGATGCTGGGATTCGGGGGTCTCGACTTCGTGCGGATCGACTTGAACGGTGGCTACTTCAACACCGAGACCGTCGAGAACATGATCCGCGCGGCCCATGCCGCGGGCGTGACGCCCGTCGTGCGGGTGGAACGCAACGATCCACTGCAGATCAAGGCGGCACTCGACATGGGCGCGCTCGGCATCATCGTGCCGGAAGTCACCGGCCGTGCCGACGTGGAGGCGGCGATCCGCGCGGCCAAGCAGCCGCCGTACGGCGATCGCCACCTGCCGAGCGGATGGAGTACGCGCTACGGCCTCGTCAACGCGAAGGCATACACCGCGTGGGCGTCGGACAACATCACGCTATCGGTGCAGGTCGAAACCCGCGGCTCGGTCGCCGAAGTCGACGCGATCGTGGCGCTTCCGGGACTCGACATGGTGCAGTGCGGCCGCGGCACATTGTCCTACGAGTTCGGCGTACCCGGCGAGCAGTACCATCCGAAGGTCATGGAGATCGAGCGCACCATCGTGGACAAAGCGCTCGCGGCCGGTAAACTCGTCGGTCTACAGTACTACCCCTATCGCGATCCCAAGCACATCGCCGCGGTCAACCAATGGATCAAGCACGGCGTGCAGTGCCTGTCGCTCGGCATAGACACGGATATCGTGTTCGTTTACCGTCAGCTCCTCGCGCAGCTGAACGCCTAG
- a CDS encoding ABC transporter substrate-binding protein codes for MRIFAVIVVVASLGLALSAAAAPAPQSGGTLSYGLIQSPDQLDPNLSPYRPSQIVYFQLFDTLIIRDKKDKSFKPHLATSWTISPDGRVYTFKLRPGLRFHDGTPLDAAAVKFNFDRTHDPKLATRIGDVAIGFYDHATVVDPLTVQIHLKSSWAPFLDAVSLYYRLVSPAAVRKYGDKDFGTHPVGSGPFKFVEWVPNDHITLARNEAYTWSAPTANHPGPAYLDSVVFRIIPEDGTRVAALENGEVQVIDTAPAQAFDQMVRSGKFQAVIGYAPGRPFSWAINVTKPPTDELAVRQALEYGINRPLIVNIVYGPYQRLGAYLPAFGDLTPYTWGYDKRAEIYHYDPSKAKALLDQAGWKPGPDGIRQKNGMRLTIPLGDWEHGAPEVMQDQLRAIGIDLKLFVLPALVVNENQRKGATLLSPLPAARTDPNTVSRLHSRYIGGGGFNFAFVNNPDLDRLLDQQAQEANPQKRLALLATIQETIMRQAYMLPVYDYDNISVKAARVQELQFNELGFFPILHDTWLAK; via the coding sequence ATGCGCATCTTCGCCGTTATCGTTGTCGTAGCCAGCCTCGGGCTGGCGCTGTCCGCGGCCGCCGCGCCCGCACCACAAAGCGGCGGAACCCTCTCATACGGCTTGATCCAGTCACCCGACCAGCTCGACCCGAATTTGTCGCCGTACAGGCCGTCACAGATCGTGTACTTTCAACTCTTCGATACCCTCATCATCCGGGACAAGAAGGACAAGAGCTTCAAGCCGCATCTCGCGACGAGCTGGACGATCTCGCCCGACGGGCGCGTCTATACGTTCAAGCTGCGTCCGGGCCTGCGCTTCCACGACGGCACCCCGCTCGACGCCGCGGCCGTCAAGTTCAACTTCGACCGCACGCATGATCCCAAGCTCGCGACGCGTATCGGGGACGTCGCAATCGGCTTCTACGATCACGCGACGGTGGTGGATCCACTCACCGTGCAGATCCATCTAAAGAGCTCGTGGGCGCCGTTCCTCGACGCGGTAAGCCTGTACTACCGCCTCGTCTCCCCCGCGGCGGTGCGGAAGTACGGCGATAAGGATTTCGGCACGCACCCCGTTGGCAGCGGGCCGTTCAAGTTCGTGGAGTGGGTGCCGAACGACCACATCACGCTCGCGCGCAACGAGGCGTACACGTGGTCCGCGCCCACGGCCAACCATCCCGGCCCGGCCTACCTTGATAGCGTCGTCTTCCGCATCATCCCCGAGGACGGTACCCGCGTCGCGGCACTCGAGAACGGCGAGGTCCAGGTCATCGACACGGCGCCGGCGCAGGCGTTCGATCAGATGGTCCGCTCGGGCAAGTTCCAGGCGGTCATCGGCTACGCGCCCGGCCGGCCCTTCTCGTGGGCCATCAACGTGACGAAGCCGCCGACCGACGAGCTCGCCGTGCGGCAGGCGCTCGAGTATGGGATCAACCGGCCGCTGATCGTGAACATCGTGTACGGCCCGTACCAGCGCCTCGGCGCGTATCTTCCGGCGTTCGGCGATCTAACGCCGTACACGTGGGGCTACGACAAGCGCGCCGAGATCTATCACTACGACCCGTCCAAGGCCAAGGCGCTGCTGGACCAGGCGGGCTGGAAACCCGGCCCGGACGGCATCCGCCAGAAGAACGGGATGCGGCTAACCATTCCGCTTGGCGACTGGGAGCACGGAGCGCCGGAGGTCATGCAGGACCAGTTGCGGGCGATCGGCATCGACCTCAAACTCTTCGTGCTGCCGGCGCTCGTCGTGAACGAGAACCAGCGTAAGGGCGCCACACTGCTCTCCCCGCTGCCCGCCGCGCGGACGGACCCCAACACCGTCTCCCGGCTGCATTCGCGCTATATCGGCGGCGGCGGTTTCAACTTCGCCTTCGTAAACAATCCAGACCTCGACCGCCTGCTGGATCAGCAGGCACAAGAGGCCAATCCGCAAAAACGGCTGGCCCTGCTTGCGACGATTCAGGAGACGATCATGCGGCAGGCCTACATGCTGCCCGTCTACGACTACGACAACATCTCGGTCAAGGCCGCGCGCGTGCAGGAGCTGCAGTTCAACGAGCTGGGTTTCTTCCCGATTCTGCACGACACATGGCTGGCCAAGTAG
- the hydA gene encoding dihydropyrimidinase, with protein sequence MFDLAVRGGTVVTAGGNAAADVGVQDGRMVQIGGPMRARREIDARGCYVFPGGIDVHVHFSAFRRPEPGFEMQVDDFYSGSQAAIAGGITTIGNMVHQWQDETLRAAVARDMAAAERDAAVDYLLHPVLARPGSDALADIAALAQDGHRTVKFFLMYDNFDREADGYLDAFGAAAANRLLAMAHCEDGPLIRYLRRRLRAEGRTAARYYPDTRPDYVESAATERAIAYAHAAQASLYVVHLASAAALDACRRARTRGWPVSVETRPLYLYLTNERFMEPDGAKYTGNPPLRAASDREAIWEGMRDGSIQCLCSDHAPWTLAQKLDPALDATSLRAGVSDLETLLPMLFSEGVRTERISLERFVELTSTNAARLFGLYPRKGTIAVGADADLVVWDPEATRTVDGATMYSRAGYSVYDGWKVTGWPVYTISRGEVLCDHGRVEAERGRGRWLRRSPGTPPAARR encoded by the coding sequence ATGTTTGACCTGGCCGTTCGCGGCGGCACCGTCGTCACGGCCGGCGGCAACGCCGCGGCGGATGTCGGGGTCCAGGACGGCCGCATGGTGCAAATCGGCGGGCCCATGCGGGCGCGCCGCGAGATCGACGCGCGCGGCTGCTACGTTTTTCCCGGCGGCATCGACGTCCATGTGCATTTCAGCGCCTTCCGGCGTCCCGAGCCGGGATTCGAGATGCAGGTCGACGATTTCTACAGCGGCTCGCAGGCGGCGATCGCGGGCGGGATCACGACCATCGGCAACATGGTGCATCAATGGCAGGATGAAACACTTCGCGCAGCAGTTGCCCGCGACATGGCCGCTGCGGAGCGCGACGCGGCGGTGGACTACCTGCTGCACCCGGTACTGGCCCGGCCCGGCAGCGACGCGCTCGCCGACATCGCCGCGCTGGCCCAGGACGGCCATCGCACGGTGAAGTTCTTTTTGATGTACGACAACTTCGACCGCGAGGCCGATGGCTATCTCGACGCGTTCGGGGCGGCCGCCGCGAACCGCCTGCTGGCGATGGCGCACTGCGAGGATGGGCCGCTGATCCGGTATCTGCGGCGGCGCCTGCGCGCGGAAGGACGCACCGCGGCGCGCTATTACCCGGACACTCGCCCGGATTACGTGGAGTCCGCCGCGACCGAGCGTGCGATCGCGTATGCCCACGCGGCTCAGGCGTCATTGTACGTGGTGCACCTCGCGTCGGCTGCGGCACTCGACGCCTGCCGCCGCGCCCGCACGCGGGGATGGCCCGTCTCGGTCGAGACGCGGCCGCTGTACCTGTACCTGACGAACGAGCGATTCATGGAGCCTGACGGCGCCAAGTACACCGGCAACCCGCCTCTGCGCGCGGCGTCCGACCGCGAGGCGATCTGGGAGGGGATGCGGGACGGGTCGATCCAATGCCTCTGCTCCGACCACGCGCCGTGGACACTCGCGCAGAAGCTCGATCCCGCCCTCGACGCGACAAGTCTGCGCGCCGGTGTGTCGGATCTCGAGACCCTTCTGCCGATGCTGTTTTCGGAGGGCGTCCGGACCGAACGGATCAGCCTCGAGCGGTTCGTCGAGTTGACCAGTACCAATGCGGCGAGGCTCTTTGGCCTATATCCGCGGAAGGGCACGATCGCCGTCGGCGCGGACGCGGACCTCGTGGTGTGGGACCCCGAGGCGACTCGCACCGTCGACGGCGCGACGATGTACTCGCGCGCGGGGTACTCGGTCTATGACGGCTGGAAGGTCACGGGGTGGCCGGTGTACACGATCAGCCGCGGCGAGGTGCTTTGCGACCACGGCCGGGTGGAGGCGGAGCGGGGCCGCGGACGGTGGCTGCGCCGCTCACCCGGCACCCCGCCGGCCGCTCGCCGCTAG
- a CDS encoding creatininase family protein has product MAKTNVAKMVWQEAKEFAERNAVVLVPLGNVEPSGRHSVMGGEIFIADYVADGVAAKTGSFRLPTLPFGYCPTFMGFPGTVTLQAATLEAILYDICHSLVRHGFDHICIVDNHSGNEGVIEQAARRVKADHGVLLANMLLPPIMRAVSKDLYPDLAAVHGHGGEPGVSARLYLCPEDMRLDLAASAGETRGSYHGLPVSNTTVKHGGASWTLYLDFGDTNPTGGTGDASQASAARGKVILDRMVDFGAEVIEQFRTIPTRLPAAR; this is encoded by the coding sequence ATGGCCAAGACCAACGTCGCCAAGATGGTGTGGCAGGAGGCGAAGGAGTTCGCGGAGCGCAACGCCGTGGTGCTCGTGCCGCTCGGCAACGTGGAGCCGTCCGGCCGGCATTCGGTGATGGGTGGCGAGATCTTCATCGCCGACTACGTCGCCGATGGGGTCGCCGCAAAGACCGGCTCGTTCCGCCTGCCCACGCTCCCCTTCGGCTACTGCCCAACCTTCATGGGGTTTCCCGGAACCGTGACGCTGCAGGCCGCGACGCTCGAAGCGATCCTCTACGACATCTGTCATTCGCTCGTGCGGCACGGCTTTGACCACATCTGCATCGTCGACAACCACTCAGGCAACGAGGGCGTGATCGAACAGGCCGCGCGCCGGGTCAAGGCCGACCACGGCGTGCTACTCGCTAACATGCTTCTGCCGCCGATCATGCGCGCAGTCTCCAAAGACCTGTATCCTGATCTCGCCGCGGTGCACGGGCACGGCGGCGAACCGGGGGTGTCGGCGCGGTTGTACCTCTGCCCTGAAGATATGCGCCTCGACCTGGCCGCCTCGGCCGGTGAGACCCGTGGATCCTATCACGGTCTGCCGGTTTCCAACACCACGGTCAAGCACGGCGGCGCGTCCTGGACGCTCTACCTCGATTTTGGCGATACGAATCCGACCGGCGGCACGGGAGACGCGTCGCAGGCCAGCGCGGCGCGCGGCAAGGTCATTCTGGATCGCATGGTGGACTTCGGCGCCGAGGTGATCGAGCAGTTCCGCACTATTCCGACGCGGTTGCCGGCCGCGCGCTGA
- a CDS encoding gamma-glutamyltransferase — MENSFFTTRWRRCMRGVVVCPEPPAARAGAHILAKGGNAFDAAVAAAFAQGVTNPLGCGLGGHACVQLYAGPQDVGIYLNGSVAIGSGAGLRHITSGAVPRSERVGRYLIPNDLNQLGYTSIMIPGFTAALGELAGRFGSGRVEWRELVLPAQEFAAGGFEVYPYLHSYYTFEGPDKPGYPDLFRKLRQDDAARALYLPNGTPPPVGYVLRQPDMAATLAKIADRGADDFYRGAVAREIARDLDAHEASVTGADLASYTVRTEMPIVAKWRGLTIQTSTPPTRGAVLIAMLRAVEGVDLPALGFNSAAYIDLLARATNRAFADGAAILADPAYTSVAVERLLSRTRPAVPVSRPAQPRRDDRHTTHVTAADADGNVVSITHSIGSVTGAGVITPGLGFFYNNFLGHFNPAPGRHDSIAAGKRGGGGCPTIIFRDGRPVFAIGSSGGSRLVSAVFQSILNVFVHGMDPQEAVSAPRFHCEEDGRIYMEPAIGAETAAALKRMGYEVETASYMGCNQAVLLSGNSLIGGSDPRGGQGIGQT, encoded by the coding sequence ATGGAAAATTCCTTCTTCACTACGCGTTGGAGGCGCTGTATGCGAGGTGTCGTCGTCTGCCCAGAACCGCCCGCCGCGCGCGCAGGCGCGCATATTCTTGCGAAAGGTGGTAACGCGTTCGATGCGGCGGTGGCGGCAGCGTTCGCCCAAGGCGTGACCAATCCCCTCGGCTGCGGCCTCGGGGGGCACGCGTGCGTGCAGCTCTATGCCGGCCCGCAAGACGTGGGCATCTATCTGAACGGATCTGTGGCGATCGGCTCCGGCGCCGGACTGAGGCACATCACGAGCGGCGCCGTTCCGCGTTCCGAGCGTGTCGGCCGGTATCTCATTCCCAACGATCTCAACCAGCTCGGCTACACCTCGATCATGATTCCCGGCTTCACGGCCGCCCTCGGTGAGCTCGCGGGCCGGTTCGGAAGCGGCCGGGTCGAGTGGCGTGAGCTCGTGCTGCCGGCGCAGGAGTTCGCGGCCGGGGGGTTCGAGGTGTACCCGTACCTGCATTCCTATTACACGTTTGAGGGCCCGGACAAGCCGGGCTACCCGGACCTGTTTCGGAAGCTGCGTCAGGATGACGCCGCCAGAGCGCTTTATCTTCCGAACGGCACACCGCCGCCGGTCGGCTACGTGCTGCGGCAGCCGGACATGGCCGCGACGCTCGCCAAGATCGCCGACCGCGGAGCGGACGATTTCTATCGCGGCGCGGTCGCGCGCGAGATCGCGCGGGATCTCGACGCGCACGAGGCGTCTGTGACCGGCGCCGACCTCGCGTCGTACACCGTGCGCACCGAGATGCCCATCGTGGCGAAGTGGCGCGGGCTCACGATCCAGACGAGCACGCCGCCCACCCGCGGCGCGGTGCTCATCGCCATGCTGCGCGCGGTTGAGGGTGTCGACCTGCCGGCGCTCGGATTCAACTCAGCCGCGTATATCGATCTGCTGGCCCGCGCGACGAACCGCGCGTTCGCCGACGGGGCGGCGATCCTGGCCGACCCGGCGTACACGTCGGTGGCGGTCGAGCGGCTGCTGTCCCGCACCCGCCCGGCCGTCCCCGTCTCGCGCCCGGCGCAGCCGCGCCGCGACGACCGCCACACCACGCATGTGACAGCCGCGGACGCCGACGGCAACGTCGTGTCGATCACACACTCGATCGGGTCCGTCACCGGCGCCGGTGTGATCACGCCGGGGCTCGGGTTCTTTTACAACAATTTTCTCGGCCATTTCAATCCGGCGCCGGGACGGCACGACTCGATCGCAGCGGGCAAGCGCGGCGGCGGCGGCTGTCCGACGATCATCTTCCGCGACGGACGCCCGGTGTTCGCGATCGGCTCGTCCGGCGGGAGCCGCCTCGTCTCCGCCGTCTTTCAGAGCATCCTCAACGTCTTCGTCCACGGCATGGATCCGCAAGAGGCGGTCAGCGCGCCACGGTTCCACTGCGAGGAGGACGGTCGTATCTACATGGAACCGGCGATCGGCGCGGAGACGGCCGCGGCCCTGAAGCGGATGGGCTATGAGGTCGAAACGGCGTCGTACATGGGCTGCAATCAGGCGGTGCTGTTAAGCGGAAACTCCTTGATCGGCGGCTCCGATCCCCGAGGCGGGCAGGGAATCGGCCAAACCTAG
- a CDS encoding RraA family protein — MGNVGNRIRLTIERPSAAMIARFQEADPPDLCDAMNKSGAMREIAPIYRPMRRCVGPAITVKAPTGDSLMIRKAMGLAQPGDVIVIDGRGTISRSLWGGNRSTFVAQKGVAGVIIDGGTRDIAETQALNLPLFARAICPMASASSGPGEVNFPVSCGGVVVHPGDIIVATEEGIAVIPRADIESVYEAWRKIVEREKVWSAGAASGKQAGADEVDRLLAQSGCEILP; from the coding sequence ATGGGCAACGTCGGCAATCGGATTCGCCTGACGATCGAGCGTCCGTCCGCGGCGATGATCGCCCGGTTTCAAGAAGCCGATCCGCCGGATCTCTGCGACGCGATGAACAAGAGCGGAGCGATGCGCGAGATCGCGCCGATCTACCGTCCGATGCGTCGATGTGTCGGTCCGGCCATTACCGTGAAGGCGCCGACCGGCGACTCTTTAATGATCCGGAAGGCGATGGGGCTCGCGCAGCCCGGGGACGTGATCGTGATCGACGGCCGCGGCACCATCAGCCGCAGCCTGTGGGGAGGCAACCGCAGCACGTTCGTCGCGCAGAAGGGCGTGGCCGGCGTGATCATCGACGGTGGAACGCGGGACATCGCCGAGACGCAGGCGCTGAACCTGCCCCTGTTCGCGCGGGCGATCTGCCCGATGGCCAGCGCGTCGAGTGGGCCGGGCGAAGTGAACTTCCCGGTGTCCTGCGGCGGGGTCGTCGTCCATCCGGGCGACATCATCGTTGCCACGGAGGAGGGAATCGCTGTGATCCCGCGGGCGGACATCGAGTCCGTGTATGAGGCGTGGCGCAAGATCGTCGAGCGCGAAAAGGTTTGGAGCGCCGGCGCCGCCTCGGGGAAGCAGGCCGGCGCCGACGAGGTCGACCGGCTGCTCGCGCAGAGCGGCTGCGAGATCCTGCCCTAG
- a CDS encoding MurR/RpiR family transcriptional regulator, with protein sequence MPTITSGIFAILQAAVDGTSLTTAEKKLVGRVLDKPTKTLELSISELAADSGVSEATIVRTCQRLGYKGYPEFKLALAADLYQRPHKARPSTILGDIDSDDDLSTIVSKIFGTNIEVLSRAFERLDRDRFEQALSAILRARRVLVFSTGTQAHLVDLVCSKFSGLGIDCVGRVDHFQQIAAAAVAGPKDVLLVFSHSGRARVLVHAAQTAKAAGATTIGVTTFERSTLAKLVDIPLVTHGRDLAYYREMLASHLVQMVLIDCLVVGIVSRRKDEVLPKIIRAREAMEEYRM encoded by the coding sequence ATGCCGACGATCACCAGCGGCATCTTCGCCATTCTGCAGGCGGCGGTCGACGGTACCTCGTTGACCACCGCGGAAAAGAAACTCGTCGGGCGGGTTCTCGATAAGCCCACCAAAACTCTGGAGTTGTCCATCAGCGAACTCGCCGCCGACTCCGGCGTCAGCGAAGCCACGATCGTGCGCACCTGTCAGCGGTTGGGGTACAAGGGGTATCCCGAGTTCAAGCTGGCGCTCGCGGCCGATCTGTATCAGCGTCCGCACAAGGCGCGGCCCTCCACCATTCTCGGCGACATCGACAGCGACGACGACCTCAGCACAATCGTTTCGAAAATCTTCGGCACCAACATCGAAGTGCTGTCGCGCGCCTTCGAGCGCCTGGACCGCGACCGGTTCGAACAGGCGCTGAGCGCGATCCTCCGCGCGCGGCGTGTGCTTGTGTTCTCGACGGGGACGCAGGCGCATCTTGTCGATCTCGTGTGCTCCAAGTTTTCCGGCCTCGGCATCGACTGCGTCGGCCGCGTCGATCACTTCCAGCAGATCGCGGCGGCCGCGGTGGCCGGGCCCAAGGACGTGCTGCTTGTCTTCTCGCACTCCGGCCGGGCCCGCGTCCTTGTGCACGCCGCCCAGACGGCCAAGGCCGCCGGCGCGACGACGATCGGCGTCACCACCTTCGAACGCTCCACGCTCGCCAAGCTCGTCGACATCCCGCTCGTCACACACGGCCGCGACCTTGCCTATTATCGCGAGATGCTTGCCTCGCATTTGGTCCAGATGGTGCTGATCGACTGTCTGGTGGTGGGCATCGTCAGCCGGCGGAAGGACGAGGTCCTACCGAAAATCATACGGGCGCGCGAGGCGATGGAAGAGTACCGAATGTAG
- a CDS encoding NAD(P)/FAD-dependent oxidoreductase, whose amino-acid sequence MTIESAQTMANSYDAVIVGGGHNGLVCAAYLAKAGLNVLVLERRDIVGGACITEELFPGYRFSACSYYCYLLQSKVIEDLQLRRHGFHVSPLDPVKTVLYPDGRVLMTWDSVEQTQDWIGRFSKRDAQAYPEWVAFWDRAASLVYPYFLTPAPTLADIAAGQRTSEARAFLDRLLTASAEDVVTEFFEHEAIRGAFIHAHDAGDATAPGSAWAFSYIRSSALTPRENTGIVRGGMGSITQAMAASARAAGATIKTGAVTGEVLVENGAAVGVRLTDGEEIRARAVVSNADPKRTFLKLVRPEDVPAGFRRRVERLKTNTAYFKFHAALSRLPDLSRYFGGDFDVRCLAYTKISPSVEYFKEAWDDANHGRPPRGPVMDIQIPSGYDPTMAPPGKHVMSIWASYAPVRLAEGTWDERREEITETFIGTLAKYAPDIRDCFVDYKLFTPQDLEERVGLTDGNIRHLDIVPGQFFASRPMPGWAEYRTPIRNLYLCGAGTHPGGEVTGAPGHNAAQVILRAAHRS is encoded by the coding sequence GTGACTATCGAGAGCGCCCAGACGATGGCGAACTCATACGACGCGGTGATCGTGGGCGGCGGGCACAACGGACTCGTCTGCGCTGCTTACCTCGCGAAGGCCGGCCTGAATGTGCTCGTGTTGGAGCGCCGCGACATCGTGGGCGGCGCGTGCATCACCGAGGAGTTGTTTCCAGGCTATCGCTTCTCTGCCTGTTCCTATTACTGCTATCTCCTTCAGTCGAAGGTTATCGAAGATCTCCAACTGCGCCGGCACGGGTTCCACGTTTCACCGCTTGATCCGGTAAAGACCGTCCTGTACCCGGACGGGCGCGTGCTCATGACGTGGGACAGCGTCGAGCAGACGCAAGATTGGATCGGCCGGTTTTCCAAGAGGGACGCGCAGGCCTATCCGGAATGGGTGGCGTTTTGGGATCGCGCGGCGAGTCTCGTATATCCGTACTTTCTCACGCCGGCTCCCACGCTAGCGGACATCGCGGCCGGGCAGCGGACGTCCGAGGCCCGGGCGTTTCTGGACCGCTTGCTGACGGCCAGCGCGGAGGACGTCGTCACCGAGTTCTTCGAGCACGAAGCGATTCGGGGCGCGTTCATCCACGCGCACGATGCCGGAGACGCCACCGCGCCGGGCAGCGCGTGGGCGTTTTCGTACATCAGGTCGAGCGCGCTGACGCCGCGAGAAAATACCGGCATCGTCCGCGGCGGGATGGGCTCGATCACCCAGGCGATGGCGGCGTCGGCTCGGGCGGCGGGCGCAACGATCAAAACCGGCGCGGTGACCGGTGAGGTTCTCGTCGAGAACGGCGCGGCCGTCGGTGTGCGGCTGACGGACGGCGAGGAGATCCGCGCGCGCGCCGTGGTGTCGAACGCCGACCCGAAACGCACGTTCTTGAAACTTGTGCGGCCGGAGGACGTTCCGGCCGGCTTCCGCCGCCGTGTCGAGCGGTTGAAGACGAATACCGCCTACTTCAAATTCCACGCCGCGCTGAGCCGTCTTCCCGATCTGTCCCGATACTTCGGGGGGGACTTCGACGTGCGGTGTCTCGCGTACACGAAGATCTCGCCGTCGGTGGAGTATTTCAAGGAGGCCTGGGACGACGCGAACCACGGACGGCCGCCGCGCGGGCCGGTGATGGATATTCAAATCCCGTCGGGCTACGATCCGACGATGGCCCCGCCGGGCAAGCACGTCATGTCGATCTGGGCCTCGTACGCGCCGGTGCGTCTCGCCGAAGGAACGTGGGACGAGCGGCGCGAGGAAATCACGGAGACGTTCATCGGCACGCTCGCCAAGTACGCGCCGGACATTCGCGATTGCTTTGTCGACTACAAGCTGTTCACGCCGCAGGATCTCGAGGAGCGCGTCGGACTGACCGACGGCAACATCCGCCACCTCGATATCGTCCCCGGCCAGTTCTTCGCCAGCCGGCCGATGCCGGGCTGGGCCGAATATCGCACGCCGATCCGCAACCTCTACCTGTGCGGCGCCGGCACGCATCCGGGCGGTGAAGTGACGGGCGCGCCGGGGCACAACGCGGCGCAGGTGATCCTGCGCGCGGCGCACCGCTCCTAG
- a CDS encoding cysteine hydrolase — MPDNAEPRRAEPDWKERLREWPLPLPRFSVDLDRTALLIVDMQHGSADPEVGKERYVNHPEVARYRAERMPIVVPNIARLLEFFRRAERPAIFLTIGYRRPDRSDALGLLRQIDDDLNARGAKGPLVPVGSRENSVLPALAPRPGEIVLNKTSMSAFNSTAIDQMLRNLGITTLVVTGVSTECCVAATAHDAADRGYHVLLVEDACRAVTPYLQESTLVIFAAMFGRVATTDEALRELAASRPPADGPR, encoded by the coding sequence ATGCCGGACAACGCCGAGCCCCGGCGCGCCGAGCCGGACTGGAAAGAGCGGCTGCGCGAATGGCCGCTTCCGCTGCCGCGATTTTCCGTTGACCTCGATCGCACCGCGCTGCTGATAGTCGACATGCAGCACGGGTCCGCCGATCCGGAGGTCGGCAAGGAGCGCTACGTCAACCACCCGGAGGTGGCGCGGTATCGGGCGGAGCGGATGCCGATCGTCGTGCCGAATATCGCCCGGCTGTTGGAGTTTTTCCGGCGGGCGGAGCGCCCGGCAATCTTCCTCACGATCGGCTACCGACGGCCGGACCGCAGCGATGCTCTCGGCCTCCTGCGGCAGATCGACGACGATCTCAACGCCCGCGGCGCGAAAGGTCCGCTCGTCCCGGTCGGCAGCCGCGAGAACAGCGTGCTGCCGGCGCTCGCGCCCCGGCCCGGCGAGATTGTGCTGAATAAGACGTCGATGAGCGCGTTCAACTCCACCGCGATCGACCAGATGCTTCGCAATCTCGGCATCACGACGCTCGTCGTCACCGGCGTGTCCACGGAGTGCTGCGTGGCCGCGACCGCGCACGACGCCGCCGACCGCGGTTACCACGTACTGCTGGTCGAGGACGCGTGCCGGGCCGTAACCCCGTACCTGCAGGAGAGCACGCTCGTCATCTTCGCGGCGATGTTCGGCCGGGTGGCGACGACGGACGAGGCGCTGCGAGAACTCGCCGCGTCGCGGCCGCCCGCCGACGGTCCGCGGTGA